The Salmo salar chromosome ssa02, Ssal_v3.1, whole genome shotgun sequence genome segment ttaatttgctaaattgtaattacttcactactatggtctatttattgccttacctccttactccatttgcacacactgtatatagatttttctattgttattgactacttttgtttatcccatgtgttgttgtttttttttcgcactgccttgctttatcttggccaggtcgcagttgtaaatgagaactggcctaactggttaaataaaggtgaattttttttttttttaccaaagtgctttttcattcattactctggtaaagacagttatgccgtgctccatgttggatccaacatccctaacaaattgatgtttataatgtgttattgtctgcttgatttactgtagggtctcgatagtctgtttggacacagagatacttagctcataatgtgtagagaactgttccttgatggataggctattgtacaacacacagagctattttcctttattcaggacatttagaatgacaacacattacagagtagcctagtgggattattcacaaaattatctggtgatcaggttatgaaatgtcacgaCAAAGACATTTgtgtccatgtttcacctgaaatattaaatgatttatagtcctaggtctatgttgttgttaggtgaagttatgggtcctacagtaggtctatgttgttgttaggtgacgttatgggtcctacagtaggtctatgttgttgttaggtgatgttatgggtcctacagtaggtctatgttgttgttaggtgaagttatgggccaatttgttaaacacttaatgTACAAACCCTCAGTttcaggctgatggcaaagctagctAAAGAgcttttactggttgaagtgtttattaAGTATAAAttagttgatttgcgacaataacacaaacatattaagcaggagattcaaacgagccctacaattataatccatatttaatgtgaaatacactcataagcaacctgtaaatggaggctatttttgctgtcagcctatgagaactcccctgagttttcccccacggtggtgaattagtgaatagacacagagcttaatgtgagtttccttgagtagcactcctgatctagtgctgtaatattcagaatgctttgtgaaaaactaaaatctttcctcaccattttttgctccaggcagatatactacatccataactagtggtttcctcattaccagatatactacatccataactagtggtttcctcattaccagatatactacatccataactagtggtttcctcattaccagatatactacatccataactagtggtttcctcattaccagatatactacatccataactagtggtttcctcattaccagatatactacatccataactagtggtttcctcattaccagatatactacatccataactagtggtttcctcattaccagatatactacatccataactagtggtttcctcattagcagggaggtgtttctgccctcgtgctgcaattttagctaacacagaaaggggccaatattggagaccaaaagtcgtctggcacactgcttagagtttcaacaactttaataacttatttatagttactactaatgtgaaaacaagacaaaatatgatttgttgctaagttgactgtcttaattgtcaaataatttaacctctagggtaggtgggacgaaatcgtcccacctactcaacagccagtggaatcccgtggcgcgttattcaaataccttagaaatgctattacttcaatttctcaaatgtatgactattttacaccattttaaagacaagactctcgttaatctaaccacactgtccgatttcaaaaaggctttacaacgaaagcaaaacattagattatgtcagcagagtacccagccagaaataatcagacacccgtttttcaagctagcatataatgtcacataaacccaaaccacagctaaatgcagcactaaccttttgatgatcttcatcagatgacaatcctaggacattatgttatacaatacatgcatgttttgttcaatcaagttcatatttatatcaaaaaccagctttttacattagcatgtgacgttcagaactagcatacccaccgcaaacttccggtggatttaataaattactcacgataaacgttcacaaaaaacataattattttaagaattatagatacagaactcctttatgcaatcgctatgtccgattttaaaatagcttttcggtgaaagcacattttgcaatattttgagtagatagcccggccatcacaggctagctattttgacacccaccaagtttggtactcaccaaactcagatttactataagaaaaattggattacctttgctgttattcgtcagaatacactcccaggacttctacttcaacaacaaatgttggtttggttccaaataatccatagttatatccaaatagcggcgttttgttcgtgcgttcaagacactatccgaagggtgacgcgccgacgcatatcgtgacaaacaatttcaaaatattccattaccgtacttcgaagcatgtcaaatgctgtttaaaatcaatttttatgcgatttttctcgtaaaatagcgataatattccgaccgggagacgtcgttttcgttcaaagactgaaaatgtaaaatggactcttcacgtgcaagcgcgcacccgtctcattgttctcagatcgaccactatccaaatgcgctactgtttttcattcagggactgcagagtcatcattcaacgttctgttttcaataaagaggctaaagaaggccaagaaatggtcagagagggcacttcctgtttggaatcttctcaggttttggcctgccatatgagttctgttatactcacagacaccattcaaacagttttagaaactttagggtgttttctatccaaatcaaacaattatatgcatattctagtttcttgtcaggagtaataaacagattaaatcgggtacgttttttatccggccgtgaaaatactgccccctatccataacaggttttaaagtgtagaacccctttactgcatattggttcaaggactgcagagacggtacttactggtgttaaacagatctccaacctcctcttcttcctccaatgtgacagtcatctccccctcctcctctttcactccaaaaactgcatcctcctctttctcttcctcctcatcttttactgtaacatcctcctcctctttcactctgaatgcgtcttcctcttctttcactgaaacgtctttctcttctttcacggtaacagcttcacactctacttgtttttgtattgtaacatccttctcctcctcctcctctttcactagagcttctttctccatccagcagacctcctcttctttagcaggaggagagtaacttagtgaactcatggtcggggatgttagctagctagcattagcgactagcctagttctaagctaacttagcaaaccagctagctgacaaacaacgtaaatatataattaaatgggccaacaagtacatacgacagaagtgtgtttaatacacagcgactactatacaccaaaacagtgtaaagagcgtgaatgttgtagctatgtttgctagaaagctaccgaggtgtctgactagctgttgttgttgaaggagcgtcccgtccactagattatacgtcacactggcagcatcggctgaacctaaaagacgcacatcgccatctgctgactggactgggcaacgcagttgaggaaccaaacgtttatttttcatttatttcataaaagtttaatattatattaagtcgttcaaagagaagcatgtgttgattgattcatgTTTAATGAGTTacaatttaaaacaaacttcacacccactacatatttgcattgaaccatacttctgacatggatcattttgaccccagaggcatatcttttatcatagccaaaatgtagtttattcaattcttccaaattttcatgactttgtcaatcaacttgttcttaataaatctaaatcatggtttagtgtttctgtatcaatatggactttttacaaattcaaatcctttggagtaattttgaccccagccaaaagcatctttgataaataggacgtttatttcaaatcaaaatcacattttattggtcacatacacatgtttagcagatgttattgcgggtgtagtgaaatgcttgtgtttctagcttcgacagtgcagtaatatttagcaagtaatatctaacaatttcacaacatatacccaatacacacacatctaagtatttgaatctaggtttctctgtagacatgatccatcccaccagagagtggaggggctcctgtatcagtggttttgaccagatagacacctgcagacacacagtatagtgcctcccatgtactctcctaagattggacttttctataccacgtatcacatgactgtgttcctgccaaggcagcaactactcttcctggggtttattatggatccccatgagttcctgccaaggcagcagctactcttcctggggtttattatggatccccattagttcctgccaaggcagcagctattcttcctggggtttattatggatccccattagttcctgtcaagtaaGAAGTAAGGTCAGGGAGCGTGCCAGCCTGCCTGAACCGCCCCTTTCGAGcaaaaggtataaatgatgggttatgaattaacaggtataaatgatgggttatgaattaacaggtataaatgatgggttatgaattaacaggtataaatgatgggttataaattaacaggtataaatgatgggttatgaactaacaggtatacaTGATGGGTTataaattaacaggtataaatgatgggttataaattaacaggcataaatgatgggttatgaactatcAGGTATACattatgggttatgaactaacaggtatacatgatgggttatgaactaacaggtatacatgatgggttatgaactaacaggtatacatgatgggttatgaactaacaggtatacatgatgggttatgaactaacaggtataaatgatgggttatgaattaacaggtataaatgatgggttgtgaattaacaggtataaatgatgggttgtgaattaacaggtataaatgatgggttgtgaattaacaggtataaatgatgggttgtgaactaacaggtataaatgatgggttgtgaattaacaggtataaatgatgggttgtgaattaacaggtataaatgatggtttataaattaacaggtataaatgatgggttatgaattaacaggtataattgatgggttatgaattaacaggtagaaatgatgggttatgaattaacaggtaaaaatgatgggttatgaactaaggcacagcacaccaacatcaaaacctcatcccaactgtaaagtatggtggagggagcatcatggtttgcggctgctttgctgccttagggcctggacagcttgccatcatcaacagaaaaatgaattcccaagtttatcaagacattttgcaggagaatgttagactATCTGTCCGCCAGTTGAAGCTCatgttgggtgatgcaacaggacaacgacacatAACACAGAAGTAAATTAACAACAGAATAACTTAAACAGaataaaatacgccttctggagtggcccagtcagagtcctgacctcaacccgattgagatgctgtggcatgacctcaagagagcagttcacatcagatatcccaagaatattgcctaactgaaacagttttgtaaagaggaatggtccaaaattcctcctgaccgttgtgcaggacTGATCCGCAacaacagaaaacgtttggttgaggttattgctgccaaaggagggtcaaccagttactaaatccaagggttcacatattttttccaccctgcactgtgaatgtttacacggtgtgttcaattaagacatgaaaacgtataattgtttgtgtgtcattagtttaagcagactgtgtttgtctattgttgtgacctagatgaagatcagatcaaattttatgaccaatttatgcaaaaatacaggtatttccaaagggttcacatactttttctttccaCTGTAAGTAGCTGAATATGATTAAGGACTAACAGTCTAACAGTTTGAAAGGCACAACTCATGTTATTCTGattaaacagtgagagactagTTGAGTTTCATATTGGGGCTAAATGGCTAATGTAACGATGCACTAAGCCatgtatacaatatatatatatatatatatatatatagatatgacACATCTACTCTTAAgtgttttactttattttactattttctacatttgtagaataatagtgaagacatcaaaactatgaaataacacaatggaatcctgaagtaaccaaaaaaagtgttaaacaaatcaaaatgtattgtatattctttaaaaccctttgccttgatgacaggttttCACACTATTGGCAATCTGTCAAATAAATCAAGAGATAAAAACAAATAAATGAATATTACAAAGTAAATCTGCTGAACGATACATAATGTAGCCTCAGAAATAGTGACACATTATTGATACTCATTCATGGGTGTAAAGGCCTGTTGGTTAAGAGTTCAGAAATGTCTGCTCCTGCTTTTTTCCAGAGAGGACACATCTGGTGTTGTGTCAGGTTTCTTAGGGAAGtaaagctcttcccacagtcagagcagtggtaaggtttgtctcctgtgtgtgttctctggtgttgtgcCAGGCTTCTTAGGGAAGtaaagctcttcccacagtcagagcagtggtaaggtttgtctcctgtgtgtgttctctggtgttgtgtCAGGCTTCTAAGGGAATTAAAGagcttcccacagtcagagcagtggtAAGGTTTGTCTCCTGGGTGTGTTTGCTTATGTTCAGTCAGATAATAAGTTCTACCAAAGCTTTTCCCACATtaatcacagctataaggtttctctcctgtatgtgttatCTGGTGTCCTTTAAGGTATTCTATCCGAGAAAAGCTTTTCTCACAtcgatcacagctaaaaggtttctctcctgtgtgtgttctcttgtgtctaTTCAGGCtgtttgactgagtaaaactcttcccacactgatcacagctataaggtctctctcctgtgtgtgttctctgatgtccTTTAAGGTGGTCTATccgagaaaaactcttcccacattgattacagctatatggctgctctcctgtgtgtgttctctggtgtgataccaggttgcttgactgagtaaaactcttgccacactgatcacagctataaggtttctctcctgtgtgtgttctctggtgctcTTTAAGGCTTTCTCCCCGAGAAAAGTTTTTCCCACATTgctcacagctataaggtttctctcctgtgtgtgttctctggtgtgttttCAGATTACTtgaatgagtaaaactcttcccactttgattacagctataaggtttctctcctgtgtgtactcgctggtaTTTTTGAAGTTCTGATGAAAATCTGCAACGTTTCCCACGGTCAGAGCagtgagatttcttccctgtgggtctctgatggtgtttcttgaggtgtcctgatgtggagagactcttctctgcctcgtcagcatcatgaggttgttgaggctccccagaggatccacgatagtcccgtctctctcctgtatgaAAGTCAAAATCAGACAGTCAATGTAGTGAATGTAGTGTTTAAATGTTTTTACAAACTTTGACAAATGTCTTCTAAGTCTTGTTTTAGATTgattttggtccaccagccactgtaGCAGGCAGATGAAAGAATATACCAGCCACTGTAGCAGGCAGATGATAGAATATACCAGCCACTGTAACAGGCAGATGATAGAATATACCAGCCACTGTAGCAGGCAGATGATAGAATATACCAGCCACTGTAACAGACAGATGATAGAATATACCAGCCACTGTAGCAGGCAGATGATAGAATATACCAGCCACTGTAGCAGGCAGATGATAGAATATACCAGCCACTGTAGCAGGCAGATGATAGAATATACCAGCCACTGTATCAGGCAGATGATAAAATATACCAGCCACTGTAACAGACAGATGATAGAATATACCAGCCACTGTAGCAGACAGATGATAGAATATACCAGCCACTGATGTTTTACCAGCCCAAATACTTTTTTGCCATGACTGATTACACCAAAAATCCCAACAACAAGAAACGAATGAGCAGCTTGGCAATGTTTGTAACACAAGAAATGTAagtaagaagtaatgtggtatattgcTCCATGTAATTACATTTTTGTGACAAGAGTCTTTTAACCAATGTGTTAAAATAATTCATTTAGATACAATAGTAATGATGAACATGAAGAATCACCAAAGTGCCTCCATAacacatcactacacaccacactgtcctgccagataaactgatcactacacaccacactgtcctgccagataaactgatcactacacaccacactgtcctgccagataaactgatcactacacaccacactgtcctgccagataaactgatcactacacaccacactgtcctgccagataaactgatcactacacaccacactgtcctgccagataaactgatcactacacaccacactgtcctgccagataaactgatcactacacaccacactgtcctgccagataaactgatcactacacaccacactgtcctgccagataaactgatcactacacaccacactgtcctgccagataaactgatcactacacaccacactgtcctgccagataaactgatcactacacaccacactgtcctgccagataaactgatcactacacaccacactgtcctgccagataaactgatcactacacaccacactgtcctgccagataaactgatcactacacaccacactgtcctgccagataaactgctgatcactacacaccacactgtcctgccagataaactgctgatcactacacaccacactgtcctgccagataaactgctgatcactacacaccacactgtcctgccagataaactgctgatcactacacaccacactgtcctgccagataaactgctgatcactacacaccacactgtcctgccagataaactgctgatcactacacaccacactgtcctgccagaaactgctgatcactacacaccacactgtcctgccagataaactgctgatcactacacaccacactgtcctgacagataaactgctgatcactacacaccacactgtcctgacagataaactgctgatcactacacaccacactgtcctgccagataaactgctgccTTATTATTATAGTTCAGGGCTCTACGCTGACATGTGTTTCTaagtttatatactgaacaaaaatataaacgcaacatggaaagtgttggtcccatgctgGATCGTCTGAGGGAGGGGGGTGCGGAggcgtatttctgtctgtaataaagcccttttgtgtggaaaaCTCATTCTGTTTGGCTGGGTCTTGTGCCCCAGTGGGTCGGCATATGGCAGCACACctgcccagtcgtgaaatccatagattagggcctaatgaatatatttcaattgactattatgaactgtaactcagtaaaatctttgaagttgttgcatgttgcgtttatattttttgttgagTATAGTTAGGAGCTGgacaattccacagtaacagaatTACACCAGACTCTGatttttcattttaaaatgtgTGCAAAACAAAAACCATTGCTGCTTTAAAACCACGTTTGTgtacatcagttcaacaactgcaggaATTGTGCCCCGTTATTAAATATtagtatttactggtgttaatctgaccttctgtctcctcctctccttcctctttcactccataaactgcatcctcctctttctcctcttcttttactgtaacatcctcctcctcctctttcactctgaacgcgtcttcctcttctttcactgaaacgtctttctcttcttctttcactgtaacagcctcaccctctacttcttgttttactgtaacatcctcctcttctttctcctctttaACGACAATGTTTAggcccagagcttctttctccgtccagcagacctcctcttctttaacaggaggggagtagtttagggagctcatgttcggggatgttagctagctagctatcattagcgactaggctaatgctaacttaaccagccagctactatagctgactaataaagaataacgtaatattaaattaaataggttaacaagtagatacgacagaattgtgtctaaaacacagtagctaatatagaccgaaagcgtataaatagcttgaatctttcggctatgttggctaggaagctaccgaggtggttgacgagctgtttatgaagaaccgtccactagattatacgtcacgctggcagcatcgcctgaaagacgcacatcgctgactggagggaaacgcagttgaggatcagattttattttcagacaaagattattttacatggatttaattaaataatactattatattgagacatacaaagacaggaatgtgttgattgattagtGCTAATAATGTTTTACTACAGCACATTTAAGGCAGTTTTATTCAGTCAAACTAAATCTAAATAAGTAgccagctactgtaggtctatactgctcctacatggtgtaacaatacatcatgtagatgtatataatgaacagactaggtctatactgctcctacatggtgtaacaatacatcatgtacatgtatataatgaacagactaagtctatactgctcctacatggtgtagcaaaagtttggggtcacttagaaatttccttgtttttgaaataaaatcaaaaagattgtccattaaaataacattaaattgatcagaaatacactgtagacattgttaatattgtaaatgactattgtagctgaaaacggcagattttttatggaatatctacataggtgtacataggcccattatcagcaaccatcactcctgtgttccaatggcacgttgtgttagctaatccaagtttatcattttaaaaggctaattgatcattagaaaacccttttgcaattatgttagcacagctgaaaactgttgtgctgatttaacaaagcttttgtaaacagtgttgttgcataacaatcaggcagtagaacaacaataatcatcaccctcttgaccaatcttccctccccttaacattgggttgattcaggccctgtcagtgtaccaggtggacattgggtttgattcagaccctgccagtgtaccaggtggacattgggttgattcagaccctgtcagtgtaccaggtggacattgggtttgattcagaccctgccaggtggacattgggtttgattcagaccctgcccgtgtaccaggtggacattgggtttgattcagaccctgccagtgtaccagttggacattgggtttgattcagaccctgccagtgtaccaggtggacattgggttgattcagaccctgtcagtgtaccaggtggacattgggtttgattcagaccctgccaggtggacattgggtttgattcagaccctgcccgtgtaccaggtggacattgggtttgattcagaccctgccaggtggacattgggtttgattcagaccctgcccgtgtaccaggtggacattgggtttgattcagaccctgccagtgtaccagttggacattgggtttgattcagaccctaccagtgtaccaggtggacattgggtttgattcagaccctgtcagtgtaccaggtggacattgggtttgattcagaccctgtcagtgtaccaggtggtcattgggtttgattcagaccctgccagcatggccagaaatgtattccaaggtcagtaactta includes the following:
- the LOC106610829 gene encoding zinc finger protein 436-like → SDFDFHTGERRDYRGSSGEPQQPHDADEAEKSLSTSGHLKKHHQRPTGKKSHCSDRGKRCRFSSELQKYQRVHTGEKPYSCNQSGKSFTHSSNLKTHQRTHTGEKPYSCEQCGKNFSRGESLKEHQRTHTGEKPYSCDQCGKSFTQSSNLVSHQRTHTGEQPYSCNQCGKSFSRIDHLKGHQRTHTGERPYSCDQCGKSFTQSNSLNRHKRTHTGEKPFSCDRCEKSFSRIEYLKGHQITHTGEKPYSCD